The following are encoded in a window of Physeter macrocephalus isolate SW-GA chromosome 9, ASM283717v5, whole genome shotgun sequence genomic DNA:
- the LOC102997003 gene encoding LOW QUALITY PROTEIN: actin-related protein 2/3 complex subunit 5-like (The sequence of the model RefSeq protein was modified relative to this genomic sequence to represent the inferred CDS: inserted 1 base in 1 codon) — MSKNTVSSVRFRKVDMDEYDENKFVDEEDGGDGQAGPDEGEVDSCLRQGNMTAALQAALXNPPINTKSQAVKNREGSIVLKVLISFKANDIEKAVQSLDKNGVDLLMKYIYKGFESPSDNSSAMLLQWHEKALAAGGVGSIVRVLAARKTV, encoded by the exons ATGTCGAAGAACACGGTGTCGTCGGTCCGGTTCCGGAAGGTGGACATGGATGAGTATGATGAGAACAAGTTCGTGGACGAGGAAGACGGGGGCGACGGGCAGGCCGGGCCCGACGAGGGCGAGGTGGACTCCTGCCTGCGGCAAGGAAACATGACAGCCGCCCTACAGGCAGCTC AAAACCCCCCCATCAATACCAAGAGCCAGGCAGTGAAGAATCGAGAAGGCAGCATTGTCTTGAAAGTGCTCATCTCTTTTAAAGCTAATGATATTGAAAAGGCAGTTCAATCCCTGGACAAGAATGGTGTGGACCTCCTAATGAAGTATATTTATAAAGGCTTTGAGAGCCCCTCTGACAATAGCAGTGCTATGTTACTGCAGTGGCATGAAAAGGCACTTGCTGCTGGAGGAGTGGGGTCCATTGTTCGAGTCTTGGCTGCAAGGAAAACCGTGTAG